From the genome of Leptotrichia sp. oral taxon 847:
AGTGCTAACACATTTACAGAAACATTGTACTTTAAAAACTGTAAAGAAGCAAAAGCGAAAGGGTACAAAAATATCAAGAGAGGGCAACCAGGATACAGACCTAAATTAGACAGAGATAAAGATGGAATAGCTTGTGAAAGCAAATAAATTTTTAAAAACAGGAAATGGTAAAAAAATTATTCATATATTTTTATCAATATTCGCTGGTTCAATAATTTATATATTATTTCGAGAAAAAAATTTGTTAATGTTTAAATGGTTTAAATTTTTGAAATTGAATTTTATAATAAATTTTTTGAGAGATAATTTTTATAAATACAGAATATATATTCCCAAAAGTGTCTTATTTTCTTTACCTGACGCTTTGTGGGTATATTCATTTACAATGTTTTTAAGTATTTATTTTAAAAATAGAATTATACTTTCATCAATATTTGCTGGAAGTATAATAACAGAAATATTACAACTTTGGTTTGTAACTGGAACATTTGATATATATGATGTTATATATATGTTTGCATTGTATTTAATCGCAATGTATTTTATAAAAAAATTTGAGGAGGAAGAAAAAATATGAAAAAGAAAATAGGTTTATTGATTGGATGTGCTTTGTTTGTAATTTTAGCAGTTGGAAGTGTTGGGGGTAATGATTCAAAATCAGATTCAAATTCTGGCACAAATAATGCAAGTACTGAGAAAAAGGCGGTTACGTATGAAAAAATAACGGCTAAACAATTAGTTAGTGACTTGGAAGGAAATGCTTTAAAAGCTGCTCAAGCTCATAAGGGTAAAGATTATGAAATTACAGGAGTTTTAGGTAATATTGACGCACAAGGAGACTATGTAACGATCGAACCTTCAGGTGATGACCTTACACTTACAGGAGTTCAGGCATTTGTAAAAAATGATGATCAAAAAAAAGCGATTGCTGAACTTTCTAAAGGCGATAAAATAACTGTAAAAGGTAAAGTTAAAGACGTTGGAGAAGTTATGGGATATTCAGTTGATATTGATGAAATATCTAAAGCTACAAGTAAAAAATAATAAATTTATAAAGAAGCTTAAAATGCTTCTTTTTATTTTTTTATTTTTCTTGCGTTATTGCAAGAAATGTGATAAAATAAAAAAGAGGTGATAAAAATATGAAAGTAGATAAGTATACAGAAATTAGAATGAAAATGGTAGAAAAAAAAGTTTTTTGGAAAGATATATACAGCAAACTTGGATATTCAGACTGGGGACTAAGATTGGCTATAAAAAACAATAATAAAGATATAATTAAAAAAGTTGAAGAAATAATTGCAAGTTCTTAATTTTTTTACAATTTTCATTGCAATAATGCAAGAAAAATATTGAGAGAGGAGGTGTGGAATGAAATATGGAATAGACAAATACAATTTTATATTCGTGTTATGTGCTTATCAGGCATTTAAAGTGATAAAAAAGGGAGCGAATGTTCAAAATATATTAATAGGCATTGGATATATAACAGTTGCTGCAATATATTTTAAATACGAAAGCATAATAAAAAAGGCAATATATAAAATACTACCTTTTTTAATATTTTATACTTTACTTGGACTTCTTTTTGAAAGTTTTGTTGAAACTCTTTTTGAACAAATAAAATAAAAATACTTTTGTTAAGTCAAACAATCCTTCGGATAATAAATCTGATAAGAAAAAAAGAAAGCAAGAAAATTCAAAAATAAAGTTAGGAGGCACGAGATGAACGAGAAAATAAATTCTTATGATTATAATGACAGAATTGACAAAGTAAGGAAACTTACAAAAGAATTTAGAGAAATTATAGAGAAAAAATTCCCAGAAATAACGGAAATAGATGTTGAATTAATAACCGAAACACTGGGAATTGAATTGAAACATTATTTTAGGAAATTTTAAATTACATACCAGGAACCCATTCTTTGGCTTCTTTAAGCATTTTGTAGGCTTTTTTCATAGCGGTGTTATTTTCTAGAAAGTCCATACCGTCTAAAGTCAATCTGGGATTATTGATACTGATATGTATATAACCAGTTACTGAATTTACTGTTGAAATACCTGTTATATAATTTTTTTCTTTAAGTTGCTCCAGCATTAAAATTAGTCTTCTTTCAGAAATTCCTAATTTTTCTAAGTTTAGAGTTTCTTCAAGATTAAAATTATTATTTTCATAAGCAACATCGATAGCTTTTAATATTCTAAAAATAGTTTTGTCTAAAGACATTAAACAACACCTCCTTTCTTGTGGATTTAATTTATTTGGTGATAATATTATAACTCAAAAGGGGGTAAAAATGAAATAAGGAGGTTAGAAATGCAAACAAGAGGTACAAATCCTAAGCCAACAACTTCCAAACCGTCGAATCCGAGGGTGCAACGATTATATATTGAACCAGAAAAAAATATAAAAAGAATATATGATATAAGTCTAAAAGTTTTGAAGATAATTGAAGATGAAAGAGTAACTGAAGATGAGTTTTATATAATAGAAAAAATGATAAAAAATGAGTTTAAAAGATTAAAAGAATAAAGCAAAAAAAGCACTCCGAAGAGTGCTAACAAAAATTTATAAAATACTATATCTTGTGTTAATTATAACATAAATTTAATAAAAACACAAGATGTAGGGAGAGGAAAAAGATGGAAAAACCTAATTATTATGGAATATTACCAGCGAATGTAAGATATGATAAAGAATTAAAACCAATGGAAAAAATATTATTTACTGAAATTTCATCACTTACAAGCAAAGAAGGATATTGTTACGCCAAAAATTCGTATTTTGCCGAACTATATGATGTTCATAAAAATACAGTAGGAAACTGGATAAACAATCTTGTAAAAAGAGGTTATTTAAAATCAGTAATTATTTATGAAAAAGGAACTAAAAACATACAGGAAAGAAGATTATACATTACTACCCCTACAAACAAAAAGATTGATACTCCTATCAATGAAAAAATTGATACCTATCAATCAAAAGATTTAGAGGGTATCAACGAAAAAATTGATACCCCTATCAACGAAAAGATTGAGGATAATAATACAAGTATTAATAATACAAGTTTATTATTAAATAATAATAATATACATGTGAAAAATGAATTTTCACAATCGTGTGAAAAAATAAAAAACCAATGGATAAAAATTGCTTACGAATTTGATTTATCAGGTAAACAATTAAAAATAACTGACAAGCGAAAGAGAGCTATTAACAATTTGCTAAAAGAGTATTCGCTGGAAGAAATGTTACAGGCTATGGGAAAAATCCGTACATCTAATTTCTTGCAAGGAAACAATAAAACAGGGTGGCAAATATCATTCGACTGGTTTACTAACAAATCAAATTTTTTGAAAGTGCTCGAAGGAAATTATGACGATAAAGCAGGTATTAATAATTCTGAAAAAGAAAAAAAATCTAAAAATTATCAAGAAAAAGACTTTGTTGGAGTAACTAACGAAAGCATTGCAAATTTATTAGGAGGATTGACGGGAAATGAATAATCAAGAATTTAACGAAGTATTTAAACTGCTTTTAGCAGCTTACCCAAACACAAAAGACAAGGAAAGTGTCGCAACTATTTATTTTTTGACAATTGCAAATGAGTTGACTAAAAAAGAATTTGCAGAAGCAGTTGTTAAAATCTTAAAAACCAGAAAAAGCGGATTTATACCGCAACCGGCAGAGATTTTGGAAGTTGCTAAAAAAAATACTAACATCGAACATCAAGTGATTTTAGCTAAAAAAATGTTGATTGAAGGGGTTAGAAAAGTCGGCAGTTCAGGAATGGTGGCTTTTGAGGACAAAGGTCTTCACGCTGTAATCGATTTTCTTGGGTGGCATAGAATTTGCACAATGGACAAAGTCGAATTTGATAATTTTTTAAATTTTCAGTTTGACGGAATTTACAAGGATTTTTTAGAAAATCCATACAAAACAAAAAATTATTACACAGGTACATACAAAATTATTGGGCAAACACAACCAAAGCTCGTTACTTATGCAAGTGTTGGTGTAAAAAATACTAAAAATCTTAAATTTGTTAAACTAGAATATAAGCCACAAAATGAAGTTAGAGCAGTTGATTTTAGTGAACTTAGAGAAAAAATGCTGATAGGAGGATAAATAGAAATGACAAAAGAACGATTGAAATTGATGAAGCAAATCAGTTCTGAAACGGCGAAAAAAGTCGAAGAAAAAGTTGTAAATATAACGAATTTTGAAATTGATTTTTTTGTTGAGCATTTGAGAAATGAATTAAAAAAAATGAGACATGGAGGAATAAATGCTAAAAGAAAATGTAAAAGCGAAAGTAATAGTGATAGATTTTGAAAATAAAAAAGGTTGGAAATTGTATCACAATGAGGACTTGTATGGAAACACAGAGATTGCAGATGACAGATTCTGGAACGATGTGCAGGAAGGGTATTACAAGTTCGGCAAGGGCACAACTTTAATTGCTGATATTAAATGCCCCTGGAGAATAGAAGAGCCTTTAAAAATTTTGAAAGTACATGAGGTGATTTACAGTGATTAAGCTGGAATTATCCACAATGCCGCCATCTGTAAATTCTTTATGGATAAATAAACCGAGTGGAAGATACAAGTCCAAAAGGGGCAAAATCTTTGAAAATTTAGCTTGTGGCGAACTTAAAAAGCAATTTAGGTATAAACCTTTGGCTAACAGTTTGAAAGTCCGCATAAGGCTTTATTTCAAAGATAAGAGAAAAAGGGATATAGATAACTACAATAAGGCGATTTTGGATTCAATGACTAAAATTATTTATGAAGATGATTCGCAGATTGAAGAACTAAATGTTAAAAAATTAGTTGGCTGTGGATTTAATAAAGTAGAAATTGAAGTGGAGGGAATTAAATAATGGATAAAATATTATATCTTGTATCATTTAAATATGGAGATAGATTTGGTGATACAAATTCTGGAAATTGCACGGTTTTTATTAAAAAAGGGGACTATTCGGAAAGCGAAGTTCTCGAAATGTTTATTGAAGGCATAAAAACGAATTTTGGTTTTGAAAACGAAGAAATAGTGATAACAAATATAATTAACTTGGAAAAAATAAGAAGGGAACTGGAAGAATAATGGAACAATGGAACAAATTGGTTGGATCAGTAAAAGAATTTTATATTGCATTTGGGCAGCAGGAATTTTTGGAAAAAGAAATGACTGACGAGAGAATGAAGTTAAGAGAAAAATTATTTGAAGAAGAATTAAAAGAATATGAGGTGGCAGAAAAAAATAATAACAAGGTTGAAATGCTGGATGCAGTATGCGACATGTGTTATATCTTAATAGGGACATTGTTAGAAAAATGTAAAGGCGATGTTAAGGCTGTTACAAATATGATTTATTTTGGATGTGATGATAAAAGCGAATTTATTTTTGAAAAAGTCTTTAAAAATGAATTTAATGATATTTTTGTAAGAGCATTCGAGGAAGTCCACAGAAGCAATATGTCAAAACTGGAAAATGGGAAAGCAATTTTCAGGGAAGATGGAAAAATATTGAAAGGTAAAAATTATTTTAGACCAAATCTGGAAAATTTTTTTTAATAACTTATGTATACACAAGTTAAAGTGCATAAAAAAAATTAGGAGGAATATTAATGAATGAATTAATGAACATAGAAAGCAGAAACACATTGACAAGTTTGGAAGTAGCACAAATAGTAGGAAAAGAACATAAAAATATTTTAGCTGATATTAGAGATGAAATCAGTAAATTAGGAGAGGAAAGAGGTCGGCTAATTTTTCAGCCAACCACCTATATAGATAATTTTAACAGAAGTCAACCGATGTTTCTTTTGAATTACAAAGGAGTGCTGCAACTTGGGGCAAGATATAATGCTGAAACAAGATTTAGACTTATTGAAAAGATTGAACAACTTCAAAAACCAATGACAATAGAAGATATGATCATATTGCAGGCAAATGAAATGAAGAGTGTTAAACATAGAATTGACGTTGTAGAAAACAAAGTTGACAATGAGATAAGAATAGACCATACGGAACAAAGAAAATTGCAGAAAACAATAGCAACAAGAGTTTATCAAAGACTAGATGTGATAGATGCTGACAGAAATTTAATGTTTCCAGCAATTTACAGAGATTTAAAGGACAGGTTTGGAGTTGCAAGTTATCGTGATATTAAGAGAAAAGACTTAACCGAGGCATTGGCATATGTACAGAACTGGATAGAAAAAGCGGAATTGAGGAACTGATATGGAAGAGATTGATTAAATTAATAAAAGGACAATGACAACTGAATAATAACTGTGATAAATAATTTTGAAATTTTTAGATTTTTAGGTATAATAAATATTATCAGAAACAGGAGGTAATTAATGAAATATAAGAAATTTAGAATAAGAAATTATAAGGCGATTAAAGATCTAACAATAGAATTGGATAATCAAAATTTGGTTCCAATAATAGGTTTAAATGAAACGGGAAAGAGCTCTATCTTACAAGCAATATTTGCATTTGATTGCTTTAATGACAAGCAATATAGTGGCGAGTTTATAAATTATGACTATATAAAAAATAAATTCGAAAATAAACAAAATCCTATTATCGAAGCCGAAATAGAAAATATAAATAAAAACGATTTGATAGAGAACGCAATAGGATATATAATTACGCAAAAAGAAGATTATTTTATTTCTAACAGCCGATACAAAGATAATAGTGAATTTAAAAAGCATCAATATTTAAATTTTATTCGAGATAAATTATTGAATTTTATGGAAAATGTATTTTTTAATATAAAAGAAAATAATTTAAAAATCGCAAGAGAATTTTCAATTACTCAAAATGGTATGTACAATAATAGATATTTAATTTCACAATTAAAAATCAAGGAGTTTAATGAAACAATATCAGTAAATGGTTATTCAATCGAAGAGCTCTTATTTTATATACCAAAAGAAGAAATAGAACAATTAATAGGAGAATCAATTTTAAAATATTTACCTCATATAGTATATATTGATGATTTTAAAGATGCGATTCCAAATAGAATCAAAGAAAACGATGATTGGTATTTGTACATCAAGGAAATATTTTCTAGAAATAAAATGAATGTAAATGACTTTTTGAATAGCACTTTATCAGATAAAGGGACAATGCTGGAAGATATAAAATATGAACTTAATGAAAATCTAGCCAATTTATGGGATAAAATGCACGAAAACAGAATAAAAGAAGAATTTAAAACTATAGAAATTGATTTAAAATACGGAGATAAAGAATTTCAATTTTTAATAAATGATTTGAGAGAAAAAAGAGAAAACGGAAGACCAAGAACAGTGGTATTTCCAGTAAATATGCGTTCTAAAGGATTTCAGTGGTTTTTCAATTTTTTCATTAAAATGAAATATAATTGGAAACATATAAGTGATGAAAATTATGGGAGTATAATTTTATTGGATGAGCCAGGAGTATATTTACATACAACTTTTCAGTCAGAATTAGTAAAAATATTGAAAGAATTATCGTTAGAAAACAAAATATTCTATACAACACATTTAGAAAATATGGTTAATCCAAAAGTAATAAAAATAAATCAAGTTCATATAGCAAAAAGAAAAAATGAAAAAGTGATATTAGAAAGAATCACTAAAATTGAAGACAATAAAAATTTAGGAGAAATGACACCGATAATAAATGCTTTAAAAATAGATAATTTTCCATTATTACATTTTAATGAAAAAATTATAATAACAGAAGGGATGACAGATAAAATATTTCTAGAGATGCTAAAAGAAATTGAATTGCTGGATACCAATATAAAGATTATTCCTGGTGTAGGAGTTACAAATCTTAGTATTTTAATAGGTTTATTTAGTGGAATAACAGATAATTATACTGTAATTTTTGATAATGATGATGAAGGAAGAAAATTTTTTGAAAAATATAAAAATGAATATGGTGAAAGAGAAAGCAAGAAATGGATATTGCATAAATCAAGGGATAAAGAAAAAAAAGATATTGTATTAGAGAGTTATTACAGTCCCAAAATAAAAGAAATTTTAGAAAAATATCCAAATGGAATAAAGACAGGATTAATAGAGTTTTATTACTATGCAACATCCGAAGAAAAAGAAATATTTTATAAAGAATTAAAAGATTTAAATAGAAAAGGAGAGGATATCCATATTCTTATAAATCAAATAAAATCAAAATTGAAGTAAATTGAAGTCACAGTTATTAATTTAGCTGTGATTTTTTTATGCAAACAGCAAATAAAATATAAAAATAGTAAAATTTATATAATAAGAACGATAAAAATGTATCATAAGTGTGAAAAAACACTAAAATTATATTTTAAAGTTTTAAAATGGAGGGAAAATGGAAAATAAAATAAATAAAATTACGAGAAAGAAAATAAGTTTTGT
Proteins encoded in this window:
- a CDS encoding excalibur calcium-binding domain-containing protein, with the protein product MKKLFVILTLAFVSANTFTETLYFKNCKEAKAKGYKNIKRGQPGYRPKLDRDKDGIACESK
- a CDS encoding OB-fold protein, producing the protein MKKKIGLLIGCALFVILAVGSVGGNDSKSDSNSGTNNASTEKKAVTYEKITAKQLVSDLEGNALKAAQAHKGKDYEITGVLGNIDAQGDYVTIEPSGDDLTLTGVQAFVKNDDQKKAIAELSKGDKITVKGKVKDVGEVMGYSVDIDEISKATSKK
- a CDS encoding YjcQ family protein, with the translated sequence MSLDKTIFRILKAIDVAYENNNFNLEETLNLEKLGISERRLILMLEQLKEKNYITGISTVNSVTGYIHISINNPRLTLDGMDFLENNTAMKKAYKMLKEAKEWVPGM
- a CDS encoding helix-turn-helix domain-containing protein translates to MEKPNYYGILPANVRYDKELKPMEKILFTEISSLTSKEGYCYAKNSYFAELYDVHKNTVGNWINNLVKRGYLKSVIIYEKGTKNIQERRLYITTPTNKKIDTPINEKIDTYQSKDLEGINEKIDTPINEKIEDNNTSINNTSLLLNNNNIHVKNEFSQSCEKIKNQWIKIAYEFDLSGKQLKITDKRKRAINNLLKEYSLEEMLQAMGKIRTSNFLQGNNKTGWQISFDWFTNKSNFLKVLEGNYDDKAGINNSEKEKKSKNYQEKDFVGVTNESIANLLGGLTGNE
- a CDS encoding RusA family crossover junction endodeoxyribonuclease produces the protein MIKLELSTMPPSVNSLWINKPSGRYKSKRGKIFENLACGELKKQFRYKPLANSLKVRIRLYFKDKRKRDIDNYNKAILDSMTKIIYEDDSQIEELNVKKLVGCGFNKVEIEVEGIK
- a CDS encoding Rha family transcriptional regulator, producing MNELMNIESRNTLTSLEVAQIVGKEHKNILADIRDEISKLGEERGRLIFQPTTYIDNFNRSQPMFLLNYKGVLQLGARYNAETRFRLIEKIEQLQKPMTIEDMIILQANEMKSVKHRIDVVENKVDNEIRIDHTEQRKLQKTIATRVYQRLDVIDADRNLMFPAIYRDLKDRFGVASYRDIKRKDLTEALAYVQNWIEKAELRN
- a CDS encoding AAA family ATPase, giving the protein MKYKKFRIRNYKAIKDLTIELDNQNLVPIIGLNETGKSSILQAIFAFDCFNDKQYSGEFINYDYIKNKFENKQNPIIEAEIENINKNDLIENAIGYIITQKEDYFISNSRYKDNSEFKKHQYLNFIRDKLLNFMENVFFNIKENNLKIAREFSITQNGMYNNRYLISQLKIKEFNETISVNGYSIEELLFYIPKEEIEQLIGESILKYLPHIVYIDDFKDAIPNRIKENDDWYLYIKEIFSRNKMNVNDFLNSTLSDKGTMLEDIKYELNENLANLWDKMHENRIKEEFKTIEIDLKYGDKEFQFLINDLREKRENGRPRTVVFPVNMRSKGFQWFFNFFIKMKYNWKHISDENYGSIILLDEPGVYLHTTFQSELVKILKELSLENKIFYTTHLENMVNPKVIKINQVHIAKRKNEKVILERITKIEDNKNLGEMTPIINALKIDNFPLLHFNEKIIITEGMTDKIFLEMLKEIELLDTNIKIIPGVGVTNLSILIGLFSGITDNYTVIFDNDDEGRKFFEKYKNEYGERESKKWILHKSRDKEKKDIVLESYYSPKIKEILEKYPNGIKTGLIEFYYYATSEEKEIFYKELKDLNRKGEDIHILINQIKSKLK